The following DNA comes from Glaciihabitans arcticus.
TCGCGACGAGCGTCGCGGCCATCACGCGGGAGCGGCGGGAGCGGTGATCGAAGTGGGTGTTGACGAAGTGCAGTTCCTCGGAGGTCTCCTTGTCGCGGAGGCGGGCCGAGACGAGCACCCGAGGGATCTGGTTGCCCCAGCTCCGCGAACCCGGAACCGTCGGGGTATCGGAGAGCCAGAGCTGCTCCCAGTGCACGATCTCGAAGCGGATGAGGTCGACATAGATCGGGCAGCCCTCACCGCCGAGGTTCGCGTTGCGCCCGTGCCCGAGCCGCGCGTAGTGGTCGCCGAGACTCGAGCGTACGTAGCGGCTCTGGTCGGGCAGCGCCTCCTGCACACCGAGCAGCGCGGGGCGCTCCGCCCGCAGCAGGTGGCGCAGTGCGGGCGCACGCCGCACCCAGACGTCGGGGCTGCGGCGGGAGATGCGCGGCATACGGCGGCGGATATTGAAGGTCATCACGTGCACGTCGGGTGCCTCGCGGGGACCGACCAGTGCAGTCATGTCTGAATGCTAGGGGTCATCGCGGATGAAGCTCGGCAGTCACACGCCCTCGGTCTCGATGATGCTGCGACCCCGGCCGTCCACGCTCACGCGTAGCTTGGCGAGGATCTGCTCCTTCATCGAGTCGACGTGGCTAATCAGACCGATGGTGCGTCCGCCGGCCCGCAAGCCGTCGAGGGTGCTCATGGCGATCTCGAGGGTGTCGTTGTCCAGCGACCCGAATCCCTCGTCGATGAACAGCGTGTCGAGGGTGATGCCACCGGACTGGTTGGTGACAACCTCGGCGAGCCCGAGCGCGAGGGCCAGTGAGGCGAGGAAGGTCTCGCCCCCGGAGAGGGAATGGGTTGCTCGAGCGCGCCCGGTGTGCTCGTCGAGAATCGCGAGCCCGAGACCGGATGACGTATTGCGGTATTGCACGGTGTCGTCGTGCTCGAGGCTGAACCGTCCGCTCGTCATCGCGCGCAGCCGGGAATTCGCTGCAGCGACGATCTCCTCGAGCTGGGCGGCGAGCACGTAGGTCTCGAGGCGCATCCGTCGGGTGTTCGGTTCCTTTCCGGCAACCGCCTGCGCGAGTTCGCGCAGCTGGTCGAAATCTGCCTGTCTGCCGGCGGATGCCACGAGCCGCACCCGCGCCTGCTCCGCGATCCGCGTGGCCGAGGTGCGTCTCTCGGCGAGCGAGCTCCGCGTGGCGAGGGCGTCATCCCGAACGGCACGGGCGGCGACAGCAGCGGATTCCCCCGCCGCGAGGTCGATCGGCTCGGCCTCGACGTGCGCGAGTTCGGCGAGGGTCGACTCCGCGGTGGCGAGTGCCTCGTCGTGCGCCCGTATCCGCGCCTCAAGTGGCCCGAGGTCGGCGACGCGTGCGGCCTCGACCGCGTCCGCGCTGTCGAATTTCTGCTCGGCGAGGGCGACCTCGAGGGCGTCGGTCGCGTCAGTGAGTGTCTCCGCGCGGGTTGTGGCCTGGGCGATGGCCTCCTCGAGGGCTGCGGCCGCGTCGCGCGTGGCGCGTAGCTCGTCGAAGCGGTCCGCAACGCTGGGGTGATCACCACGTTGTTCGGTGACGCGCGCGGCGACCGCGTCGCGGGTCGTACGCGCCACAGTGAGCGCCGCGAGGTCGCTCTCCCGGTCGGTGCGCAGCTCGTCGAGCTGCGCGGCTCCGCGATCGGCTTCGGCGCGCAGGGTCGCCGCAAAGGATTCGAGCGTCTGCTGGTGTCGCGTGGCGAGGGCGATCACGGCGAGGGCCTCCTCGGCGGTGAGCTTTTCTGCGGTGATGCTCTCCGCGTCGCGTCCGTCGGTGCGGCCGATCGTCTCTGCGAGGGAGATATCCACGGCGGCGCGCAGTGCCACTGCGTTGTCGAGCTGGCGCTTAGCCTCCTCGACCACTTCGAGCGCCGCGTCGATGTCCTCCTGGGTGACCGGATTTCCGCTGGGCGTGGCCGGTGCCGGGTGGCTGGTGGAGCCGCAGACCGCACAGGGCTCCCCCGCGACCAGCTCGCCCGCGAGCTCGGCGGCGTGACCCGCGAGACGTTGTTCGAGCAGGCCGTGGTGGCGGGTGGCGGCGGCGAGGTGACGTGCGCTGGCTGCATTCTCGTCGGCGCGGGCCACTTCGAGGTTGCTCGCGAGGGATGCGGCGACGCGAGCGTGCTCGAGTGCGGTCTCCAGTCTCTCGACCGTAGCGCGGGCGGCGGGTTCTCCCGCGGCCTGCACCTGTGCGACGGCGAGGGCCTCGGCGTTGGCGTCGATGCGCGCGGGCAACCCCTCGAGGGAGTCCTGCAGGGCGGTGAGCGCGTCATCCCGTGCAGTCACCCGGTCTTCGGCATTATCGACGGCCCGCTCGAGTTTCGGCAGGGTGCGCTCCTCGGCGCGGGCGTCGGCGAGGGAGCCCAACTGTCCGTCCAGCTCGCGCACCGTCTCGCCGAGATCCTCGCTCGTAAGGCCGTGGGCATTCCAGGCTGTGCGCGCCGTGTTCTCGGCGGCGCGCGCTGCGGCGGCCGCGACATCCGCGGATCGCTGCGTCGTGACGACCTGCCAGACGATGGATGCCCGGCGCGCCGCCCCGAGCCCCTCCCGGTCCCGCTCGATGGTCTCCGTGTTCTGCCGAAGCTCGGTCGCCCGGGCTGTTGCCGTGTCGCGGCGCAGCTGCAGGGCGCGCGTGTCCGAGCGGAGGCGCTGCGCCGCGTCCAGCGCGGTGTGCTCGGCGTCCGCCCGTTCGGCGGCGGCCACG
Coding sequences within:
- a CDS encoding AAA family ATPase translates to MRITSLRLAGFGPYLEEQSVDFERFADDGIFLITGKTGAGKSSILDAICFALYATVPRYDGSQQRLRSDHAGPDDASWVELEFTVSDIAYRVRRSPSWEKPGRATPVAATAELFRKNGKTWEGIAARPVDVGHEIHQIVQLSKDQFLQVILLAQNRFQQFLRANNDERQSVLRTLFATDRFADIETAFTERRKALEATMSGDLELLQQLGRQFAELLSIEEGEGESWFDEGLAALETLHTEAVAAAERADAEHTALDAAQRLRSDTRALQLRRDTATARATELRQNTETIERDREGLGAARRASIVWQVVTTQRSADVAAAAARAAENTARTAWNAHGLTSEDLGETVRELDGQLGSLADARAEERTLPKLERAVDNAEDRVTARDDALTALQDSLEGLPARIDANAEALAVAQVQAAGEPAARATVERLETALEHARVAASLASNLEVARADENAASARHLAAATRHHGLLEQRLAGHAAELAGELVAGEPCAVCGSTSHPAPATPSGNPVTQEDIDAALEVVEEAKRQLDNAVALRAAVDISLAETIGRTDGRDAESITAEKLTAEEALAVIALATRHQQTLESFAATLRAEADRGAAQLDELRTDRESDLAALTVARTTRDAVAARVTEQRGDHPSVADRFDELRATRDAAAALEEAIAQATTRAETLTDATDALEVALAEQKFDSADAVEAARVADLGPLEARIRAHDEALATAESTLAELAHVEAEPIDLAAGESAAVAARAVRDDALATRSSLAERRTSATRIAEQARVRLVASAGRQADFDQLRELAQAVAGKEPNTRRMRLETYVLAAQLEEIVAAANSRLRAMTSGRFSLEHDDTVQYRNTSSGLGLAILDEHTGRARATHSLSGGETFLASLALALGLAEVVTNQSGGITLDTLFIDEGFGSLDNDTLEIAMSTLDGLRAGGRTIGLISHVDSMKEQILAKLRVSVDGRGRSIIETEGV
- a CDS encoding endonuclease/exonuclease/phosphatase family protein, with product MTALVGPREAPDVHVMTFNIRRRMPRISRRSPDVWVRRAPALRHLLRAERPALLGVQEALPDQSRYVRSSLGDHYARLGHGRNANLGGEGCPIYVDLIRFEIVHWEQLWLSDTPTVPGSRSWGNQIPRVLVSARLRDKETSEELHFVNTHFDHRSRRSRVMAATLVASISDERTIITGDFNSAVDTLPFAEFSAAGFPDTWDTAEERLTAEWGTYPNYRAPKLDRKRIDWILGGAAIQPSVVGINTARFGGTFASDHLPVQAVVRVGSSR